One window of the Saccopteryx bilineata isolate mSacBil1 chromosome 2, mSacBil1_pri_phased_curated, whole genome shotgun sequence genome contains the following:
- the RNFT1 gene encoding E3 ubiquitin-protein ligase RNFT1, whose translation MQANSSQMHSPLGAASSEDASASQCVHTRLTEGSCLHSGDVHIQINSIPKEFDENLSSRNIRSGVHACTHGCVHSRLRNHSHNETRQPDDTSMESGDHGGSSFSEFRYLFKWLQKSLPYILILSVKLVMQHVTGISLGIGLLTTFMYANKSIVNQVFLRERCSKIQCAWLLVFLAGSSVFLYYTFHSQSLYHSLIFLNPTLDPSSFWEVLWIVGITDFILKFLCMSLKCLILLVPSFITPFKSKGYWYMLLEELCQYYRTFVPIPVWFRYLISYGEFANITRRSLGILLALLYLILKLLDFFGHLRNFRRVLQIFFTRPSYGVAASKRQCSDVDDMCSICQAEFQKPILLICQHIFCEECITLWFNREKSCPLCRTVISDRINRWKDGATSSHLQIY comes from the exons ATGCAAGCCAACTCTAGCCAAATGCACAGTCCTCTAGGAGCTGCAAGCAGTGAGGATGCCTCAGCCTCCCAATGTGTCCACACAAGATTGACAGAAGGGTCTTGTCTTCATTCTGGAGATGTGCATATCCAGATAAATTCCATACCTAAAGAATTTGATGAAAATCTAAGCTCCAGAAATATAAGGTCAGGTGTTCATGCTTGTACCCATGGATGTGTACATAGTCGCTTAAGAAATCACTCCCATAACGAAACAAGGCAGCCTGATGATACTTCCATGGAGTCTGGAGATCATGGTGGTAGCTCCTTCTCAGAGTTCCGGTATCTCTTCAAATGGCTGCAAAAAAGTCTTCCATATATTTTGATTCTGAGTGTCAAGCTTGTTATGCAGCATGTAACAG GAATTTCTCTTGGAATTGGACTGCTTACAACTTTTATGTATGCAAACAAAAGCATTGTAAATCAGGTTTTTCTAAGA gaAAGGTGCTCAAAGATTCAGTGTGCTTGGTTACTGGTATTCTTAGCAGGATCTTCTGTTTTTTTATATTACACCTTTCATTCTCAGTCACTTTATCACAG cttaatttttttaaatcctacttTGGACCCTTCGAGCTTCTGGGAAGTACTTTGGATTGTTGGAATTACAGATTTCATTCTGAAATTCCTCTGCATGAGCTTAAAATGCCTTATTTTATTGGTGCCTTCTTTCATCACACCTTTTAAATCCAAG ggtTACTGGTATATGCTTTTAGAAGAATTATGTCAGTATTACCGAACTTTTGTTCCCATACCAGTTTGGTTTCGTTACCTTATAAGCTATGGGGAGTTTGCTAATATAACTAGAAGGAGTCTTGGGATATTGCTGGCTTTACTCTACCTCATACTAAAA cttttggatttttttggacATCTAAGAAATTTCAGACgggttttacaaatattttttacacGACCA AGTTATGGAGTGGCTGCCAGCAAGAGACAGTGTTCAGATGTGGATGATATGTGTTCAATATGTCAAGCTGAATTTCAAAAACCAATTCTTCTCATCTGTCAG CATATATTTTGTGAAGAGTGTATTACCTTATGGTTTAACAGAGAGAAATCCTGCCCACTGTGCAGAACTGTGATTTCAGACCGTATAAACAGATGGAAAGATGGAGCCACTTCATCACACCTTCAGATATACTAA